Part of the Paeniglutamicibacter sulfureus genome, ATGTCCGTTTCCGTCCACGTCGGTGAAGGTGCCGGCCGCGGCAATGGCCGAGAGGCCCGGCGCGCGAACGACCAGGTCGACCTCGCCTCCGTCAATGGAATATTCCTTCACCACTGTGGCGTAGTCAGGGATCCTGCCGGTGGTCCAGGTGCTGGAAGGCTTGAAGAAGCCGTCGGCGACTTCGGCTTCGGTCACGGTGTGGCGGGGAGTGGTGCAGTCATAGGATGCACCTGCCGCAAGTGAGGAGTAGCGGCAATTGCCCGCCGGGCTGGGCTGGCCCACCGGTGCGGCGACCAGCGGGGCGAAGTTGCCAGCTGTCGGGACCACCCACGCAGTGGTGTTTCCGGTGTTTGCCACGTGGAAGGCGTATGGCAACTTCTCCCCCGCCGAGTAGGGCATCGCGGCGAGGTCGCGGCCGGCGTCGGAGCGCTTGCCCGACACCTCGAGCGAGATGATTGATTGTCCCTTTACTTGGGCGGTCACGGTGCTGTGCGAGGTGCGTCCGTCGGCGGCAGTGAACCGTGCCTGCAGCTTCACTGCCCCGTTGGCGGTGCTTGGTGCCGTGACCGGCAACGTGAGCGTGGTCTTGGCCCCGGCCGCCAGTGCGGAGAGCTCGGCGGTGCCGGCGCTCCACCCCGCCGGTCCGGTCAGCGTCAGCGTTCCGGACAGCGCTGTGTCTTCCTGGTTGCTGATGACCAGGCTCGCCTCGGCGCTGGCCCCCGCATCCAGTGCCAGGGCCTCGGCTGCCAGCGGGGCGCAGGCCACGTTCAACCAGTCTCGGTCAAAGGTGGCAAGGGGAAGGTCGTTGGTGTAGCTGCCCTCATAGAAGACCCCGTACATACCATCATCCAGCGCGGTGGCCACCGAGTAGGCGGAGAATCCCGAACGAATGGTGCGCAGCCCCGGCCAGGTCTCCCCGTCGTCGCAGGAGACCCGGGCCGAGACGTTGCGGCGCTCAGTGGGGTGGTTGGCCCCGGTGTAGAGCAGCATCTTCGCGTCTTGGCTGCCCTCCGCCGCCTCGGGATACATCCGTGTCACATGGGCGTTGTTGGTCGGATCCACGAGCTCGGTGTCGGTTTCGACCGGTGAGTAGCTGTGTCCGCCGTCGGTGGAGATGGCCACCTTGCGGAAGCCGCCGTTGTTTGAGTCGCGGGAGTTGAGCATCACGCGTCCGTCGGAGAGTTCCACGACCTTGTTTTCATCCATCCCGGTGCCAAGGAACTCCCCGCGCTCCCAGGTCTGTCCGTGGTCATCGGAGTAGAGCGAGTAGGCCTGGATCGGCGTGCTCCCGTCCTCCTGCAGGACAAGACCGGCGTATTGCTGGATCAGCCTCCCGGCGTGGGGCCCGTAGCGCAGCTGGATCCCGGCCCCGGAGGTGGCGAAGGTGGTCTTCACGTCCCCGGGCTCCGGGGTCGAGTCGGCGCCTGGCTTGGCCACATCGGTGATCAGGCGCGGTTCGCTCAAGGTCACACCGCCGTCGGTGGAGGAAACCACGGCGGCGCTGATGACATTGCGGTCGGCATCGTCATTGCCCCAGGTGCTTCCATGGAAGCCCTGGTCCTTGGAATAGACAAAGAAGGCAAAGATGGTGTTTGTTTGCTCGTCAACCACGAAGCTGGGATCGCTGTAGCCGTACTTTGGTTCTTCGGCATCGCCCAGGTGTCCGGCCGCGATGGTGGTCATGGGCCCGAATGTCTTGCCGTTGTCCGTGCTGCGGCGCATCACGATGCTGTTCGCGTTGGGTGCGTCGGCAGCGGAGTTCGGGCGGGCACCCCAGGAGGAGAGCACCACGCCGTTGCCCAGATGGGCGAGGGCGGGGATGCGGTAGAAGTAGTTTTCGCCGGTCCGGTCGGCGGCGAGGTTTTCTTCGCTGTAGCTGCCCGGGGCGGCGAACGGGTCGTTGCCGGGCACCGGCAGGGCCGCGGAAGCGGATCCGGCCAGTGCGACAGGGGCCAGCATTGCGATCATGGCGGCTGTCGCCAAGGGGCGTGCGGCGCGGGAGAGTCGGGGTTTGTGGTGTGCGGTCATCTCTTGGGAAGTGCCTTTCCGGCGTGGGGAGGGTCGGTGAGGTCGAGCTAAGAGGTAGGACATCCGATCTATGGATACGTGATGCGTGCCACAGATGCCAAGCTTCGGAGAATGGATCAGTCGCGGCCGAAGGCACCTTCGGGCGCGTTGTCGCGGGCAAAATCGTAGTACTCGCGGTCCCGCAGCGACGAGGCTGCGGCCTCGTCCACCACCACGGTCGCCCGTTCGTGGAGCTGCAACGCGCTCGCCGGACAGCAGGCCCCGAGCGGGCCCTCCGCCATGGCAGCCACGGCGGCCGCCTTGGATTCCCCGGTGGCCACCAGCAACACGGAGTGCGCACGCAGAATGGTGCCAATACCCTGGGTCAGGCAATGCACCGGAACAGCCTCGGCCTCTCCTCCGAAGAACCGCGCGTTGTCGCGCCGGGTCCGCGGGGCCAGCGTCTTCACTCGGGTGCTGCTGCCCAGCGAGGAGCCGGGCTCGTTGAAGCCGATATGCCCGTTGGCACCGATACCCAGCAGCTGTACGTCAATCCCGCCGGCAGCCTCGATGGCC contains:
- a CDS encoding exo-alpha-sialidase, which gives rise to MTAHHKPRLSRAARPLATAAMIAMLAPVALAGSASAALPVPGNDPFAAPGSYSEENLAADRTGENYFYRIPALAHLGNGVVLSSWGARPNSAADAPNANSIVMRRSTDNGKTFGPMTTIAAGHLGDAEEPKYGYSDPSFVVDEQTNTIFAFFVYSKDQGFHGSTWGNDDADRNVISAAVVSSTDGGVTLSEPRLITDVAKPGADSTPEPGDVKTTFATSGAGIQLRYGPHAGRLIQQYAGLVLQEDGSTPIQAYSLYSDDHGQTWERGEFLGTGMDENKVVELSDGRVMLNSRDSNNGGFRKVAISTDGGHSYSPVETDTELVDPTNNAHVTRMYPEAAEGSQDAKMLLYTGANHPTERRNVSARVSCDDGETWPGLRTIRSGFSAYSVATALDDGMYGVFYEGSYTNDLPLATFDRDWLNVACAPLAAEALALDAGASAEASLVISNQEDTALSGTLTLTGPAGWSAGTAELSALAAGAKTTLTLPVTAPSTANGAVKLQARFTAADGRTSHSTVTAQVKGQSIISLEVSGKRSDAGRDLAAMPYSAGEKLPYAFHVANTGNTTAWVVPTAGNFAPLVAAPVGQPSPAGNCRYSSLAAGASYDCTTPRHTVTEAEVADGFFKPSSTWTTGRIPDYATVVKEYSIDGGEVDLVVRAPGLSAIAAAGTFTDVDGNGHASAGDTVKHAVDLGNTGNVRLTGIHAGDQALAGELTPGAALETEIVHELTAEEAAAGELAGRTMEFEAANGSKRAVAQLELSAVQLPRDPAAWEPNDAETQAPAGSRLSFVPEAGAARWDGNYSVALDLARGTNASVFHLFEDGKLIHGQQLEVNSPQSQRAVVQLRGRADGTRVYTAELENAAGIAKSLPLRVTVDSGRAE
- the nagB gene encoding glucosamine-6-phosphate deaminase; translated protein: MGTLGKVEIIVLSDPAAVGRHAARLIADTLAGKPDPVLGVATGSSPLATYAELAALVHNGLDLSRASAFALDEYVGLDPAHPEAYHSVIHRTVTVPLGLDPARVHVPNGSAADLRAACADYEAAIEAAGGIDVQLLGIGANGHIGFNEPGSSLGSSTRVKTLAPRTRRDNARFFGGEAEAVPVHCLTQGIGTILRAHSVLLVATGESKAAAVAAMAEGPLGACCPASALQLHERATVVVDEAAASSLRDREYYDFARDNAPEGAFGRD